ACTTGATACCTATGAACGACCTGCACGAGGCCATCTTGTTTTTTGAGGATCTGCCTCCGAGTCAGCGGGAGGATGTTCTCGAGCGTCTCGAAACCGATCCTGATGCCGCGAAGACGTTTCACCAGTGGCGTACGATCGAACGTCGCATCGCAGAGGACTTCCACAACGATCTGCCGGAGCGTCATCTGCTGGTGCTGTTTGCCCTGGAAGATCGGGGTGATCGCGGTCTGCTGTCGACGCAGGAGCAGATGGCGCTCGATGAGGCTCGCGGAGATATCGAGCGGGCAATGAAACGCCATCCCTCGTTGAGTGATGTGGTCGACAACATCCAGGACGCCCGCGCTGATTTTGACGATGTGTGGGAGAAAGGATGGAGCGAGAGTGCCGCCAGCAAATCCACTCGGTCAGTCAACGGCCCGCTCGATACTGACCCGAACATCGATCTCGATGTCGCACCGTCGGCTCTAGACCCGTCCACGGGGCGGCAGGATCGAAGCGCTCGAGCGTCATCTGGTTCGGCGAGTCGTACATGGCGCCGAATCGGGGCAACGGCTCTCGTTGCGGCGATGGCCGTTCTGGTGGTCTTCCTCTGGCCAACGGAGCCGGAGCGGACCGTTATCACGGTGGCGGAAGGGGAGACGCAGGTTGTCGATCTTGCAGACGGGTCGACGGTTCGTCTTGCGGGAGCAACACAACTCAGTTTCAACGACGCGACGAATAGTACGTTTGACCGACAAGTCACTCTGGACTTCGGCCGGGCGTTCTTCGAGGTGGCAGAAAAGCCGCGTCCCCAGCCGTTCATCGTCGAAACGCCGACGTCTCGCACGACGGTACTCGGCACTCAGTTTGGCGTTGAAGCAGAAGAGGATGTGACGGATGTGACGCTGGCCAGCGGTAAGGTCAAGGTTCAGTCCATCTCTGATACGAGTCGAGAGGTTGACCTTGCACCGGGGCAGCAGAGCCGCGTGGAGAAAGATGCTGCACCTTCCGCGCCGAAAAATGTGAATCTGATCGCGGAGCTCGGTTGGAGCGGGCTCTATATCTTCAACCGGACGCCTGTAGAAGAGATTGCGTCTCAACTTGAGAACCGACACAACATTTCGGTTTCTATCGCACCTGCACTTCAGGGTGAACCGGTCACAGGTACTTTCGAGCAGTCGATGGCTCCGGAGGAGATTCTGTCCGTCGTCGCTACCGCTCTCGGTGCTAATCTCGAACAGGACGAGTCGGGCTACACTCTCGTGCTCGACGATCAAGGATAGCCGCTGACAACGGTGTCTCGACGGTCGGACGCAATGGCGGATGTATGGCCCTCTCGCCCTCATGATGAGGCGAGGGGGCCATCGTATTTCGGGGTCAGGTAGACGAACGACCAAGAAAACTCTCGGGAGAGCCCCGTTGCGAGGGAGGCGAACAGGAGACCGTTGACCGGGTACACTGTGCTGTTGCTACCGCGCAGTCATCTGGATCGCGCGGTGGATGCTTGTGCTCGCGTAATCCCCGTGACCGTCTCTGCCTCTATCGCACGCGTGCTGCATCGATTCGTCTCTCTTTTTATCGCCATGCTCGTCTGCGCGGGGGCCTGTACCCCTGTTTTCGGGCAATCGTCCATCCGGCTCAACCTTGACGCCGTGCCCCTCATCGAGGCGGTGGATGTCGTTCGAAATCAGACGGGTTTCGACATTGTGTACGCCCAGC
The DNA window shown above is from Longibacter salinarum and carries:
- a CDS encoding FecR family protein, with the protein product MNDLHEAILFFEDLPPSQREDVLERLETDPDAAKTFHQWRTIERRIAEDFHNDLPERHLLVLFALEDRGDRGLLSTQEQMALDEARGDIERAMKRHPSLSDVVDNIQDARADFDDVWEKGWSESAASKSTRSVNGPLDTDPNIDLDVAPSALDPSTGRQDRSARASSGSASRTWRRIGATALVAAMAVLVVFLWPTEPERTVITVAEGETQVVDLADGSTVRLAGATQLSFNDATNSTFDRQVTLDFGRAFFEVAEKPRPQPFIVETPTSRTTVLGTQFGVEAEEDVTDVTLASGKVKVQSISDTSREVDLAPGQQSRVEKDAAPSAPKNVNLIAELGWSGLYIFNRTPVEEIASQLENRHNISVSIAPALQGEPVTGTFEQSMAPEEILSVVATALGANLEQDESGYTLVLDDQG